One Mercenaria mercenaria strain notata chromosome 12, MADL_Memer_1, whole genome shotgun sequence DNA segment encodes these proteins:
- the LOC123535033 gene encoding perlucin-like, which yields MLLAFLPVLLFVKGCMSATACMDGFEPHQGSCYFFSHDKETWTGAYQSCKLFDAMLVEVNSADEDAYLSSKTSTLGNYWWIGLTDKLVEGQYVWETSLQVMTKDSFSNWGTGEPDGAGDEDCVVYAPSRNYQWGDAICTRTEHYICEKSEENGEIVG from the exons ATGTTGTTGGCTTTTCTTCCTGTTTTACTATTCGTAAAAG GATGTATGAGTGCAACTGCTTGCATGGACGGGTTTGAGCCCCATCAAGGATCGTGTTATTTTTTCAGCCATGACAAAGAGACATGGACAGGGGCCTAC CAATCGTGTAAACTTTTCGATGCAATGCTGGTTGAAGTTAATTCGGCTGACGAAGATGCATATCTTTCCTCAAAGACCAGCACTCTAGGAA ACTACTGGTGGATAGGCCTTACTGATAAGTTAGTGGAAGGCCAATATGTCTGGGAAACAAGCTTACAAGTAATGACCAAAGACTCATTCTCAAACTGGGGAACTGGTGAGCCAGACGGTGCTGGGGATGAAGATTGTGTGGTTTATGCTCCATCCAGAAACTACCAATGGGGAGATGCTATATGCACCAGAACAGAACATTACATTTGCGAAAAAAG